The DNA region TGTTTCCATTTTTAGTTGGCTCTCCTGTTTAATTCTTCATTTAATTTTTTAAGATGTGTTTCAATGCTGTCGTCAAAAGTCCATCCACCAACTTGGGCTACAGCGCCACCCAAAAGTTTAGGATCCTGTTGGTAAGTAAGAACGATTTTTTTACCAAGCGTTTTGCTTACTTTAGACTCAAGTTCTTTTTGTGCGTCAGCAGACAATGGTTGTGCTGAGCGAACAGTTCCACGAGTTACGCCCTCTTCAATATCAAGAGCGTCGCGGAATGCTTGTGCAACCTCTGGAAGGAACGCAATACGGCCTTTATCAGCCATCAACACCAAAGTGTTCATTACTTCTTCAGAAGTGCCTTTACCCTCAAGGGCAGCCTTTAGAGCCGCTGTTTTATGGGTAATGGAGATCATTGGGTTTTCGAAATACGCAGCAACAGAAGCTTCCTTGTTGAAAGCGTCGGCAACGGCTTGAAGCTCAGCATACACTTTAGAGTGGATACCTTTTTGCTTTGCTACAGCCAAAAGGGCTTTAGCATATCTTTTAGATACTTCGTTTACTTTCATCGACTAACCTCGATGTGATTGATGAATTCATTTTGAAGTTTTTGTTGATCAGCCGCACCGATGTCTTTCGTCAAAACGATACGAGCAGCATCAACGGAGTCAGCCAACAATTGAGTGCGCAACTCTTTTTGAGCGCGCTGTGTTTCAAGCTTGGCAGTCAATTCCGCTTCGTCTTTGATACGCTTGGAAACACTGTTTGCCTCGTCAATGATTTGATTCTTCAAATCATTTGCATGAGCTTGTGCTTTTGCCAATTGTTCCTGACGAGTGCTATTCAGGTTTGCAAGTTTGTTTTTGATATCAACAAATTCACGCTCAGCTTGTTCGCGTGCAAATGCAGATTTTTGCGCAGCCTCAAGGTAAGCAGATTTTCTGCCACCGAAGAAGGAAACGATGGAGTCTTTCGTGAAGTAAACGATACCCGCGAAAAGAATGATGATGTTGATCGCCTGATAGATTGTCACTTTTGGAATTTCAATAGCATGGTGACCGTCACCGTGCTCAGCTCCAGCAGCGAAAACAATCGCAGGCGCAAGGATGATAAGAAGGTTAACAAGAACTTTCATTTTCTCTTCTCTCTTATTTGCCCAACAATTTGGATGTGATTGCAAGTGCAACAGCTTGAGTTTGTGCTTTCAATTCTTTTGAAGCGGACTCTACTGCTGCTGTGATTTTTGATCTGTTTGAATTAACCAGTTGTTCAGCCTCAGAACGAGACTTGGAAACCGCTGCTTCATACTGTTTATTTGCTTCAGCTTTGGAAGCATCAACAATGTTTTTGATTTCACTGTTTAGCTCGCGGATTTTGCCTTCATATTCAGAAGACAATTCGACAGATTTTGCTTGGTATTCCAAAGCCAGATCTTCGCCGCCCTTAGTTTTATTTTGTCTCTCTTCAAGAGCATGTGCATATGGTCCGAAAACAAACTTAGTTAAGAATAACAAGGCAATCGCGAAGAACACGAATTGGATGCCGGCAGTTGTGTTGATGCCTAATTGTCCAAAAATTTCCATTTTGTTGAAATCCCTATTGTTTTTTTGAACCTCGGGAGTAGCATTTCAACCCAGAAACGGTCAAGGACATATTCCTATTGAGAATTAGGCCTGCTGTAGTGAAAATGAAATTGCCTAGGACTTAGGCATATAGGACGCGCCCTCAAATACAACGCCTTCATCAATCCGCAAACTCGGAGATGTTACGGTGCCTTTGAATATTGCGGGCGGGTGCATAATGACGCGGCGGCGAGCGAACAGATTTCCCTCAACTCGGCCACTAATAATGATTGTATCGGCCTCAACTTGGGCAGCCACGGAGGCGCCCTCATTAATAACGATGGTATCTTTAGTAAAGATTTCCCCTTTAAAATCCCCGCCAATTTGGACGGTTCCTTCAAAGCTGAGCTTTCCTTCGAAATGCGTCCCCTGGTCAAGGATTGCAGTCACATGACCAGAAAGCACGTCTTCTTGAAAAGAGTTTGGGGAATTTACTGCCATCCTTCTTTAAGCCTATCTACCAAATTGGTCAGTTCATCATCAGAATAAAAGTGAATGCTGATTTTGCCTTTGGAGCCTGAATAATCGATGTTTACTTTTGTACCCATGATTTTTTGAAGCTCTTCACTTAGTCCGCTGATCAAGCGTTGTGTAACATTTGAATCGAATGACGGAACGTCTTCCTCTTCAACATTACCTTTTACAATAGCTTGAACCATTTTTTCCAATTTACGAACTGCGATCTTGTCG from Bdellovibrio sp. GT3 includes:
- the atpH gene encoding ATP synthase F1 subunit delta; the protein is MKVNEVSKRYAKALLAVAKQKGIHSKVYAELQAVADAFNKEASVAAYFENPMISITHKTAALKAALEGKGTSEEVMNTLVLMADKGRIAFLPEVAQAFRDALDIEEGVTRGTVRSAQPLSADAQKELESKVSKTLGKKIVLTYQQDPKLLGGAVAQVGGWTFDDSIETHLKKLNEELNRRAN
- a CDS encoding ATP synthase F0 subunit B, translated to MKVLVNLLIILAPAIVFAAGAEHGDGHHAIEIPKVTIYQAINIIILFAGIVYFTKDSIVSFFGGRKSAYLEAAQKSAFAREQAEREFVDIKNKLANLNSTRQEQLAKAQAHANDLKNQIIDEANSVSKRIKDEAELTAKLETQRAQKELRTQLLADSVDAARIVLTKDIGAADQQKLQNEFINHIEVSR
- a CDS encoding ATP synthase F0 subunit B, coding for MEIFGQLGINTTAGIQFVFFAIALLFLTKFVFGPYAHALEERQNKTKGGEDLALEYQAKSVELSSEYEGKIRELNSEIKNIVDASKAEANKQYEAAVSKSRSEAEQLVNSNRSKITAAVESASKELKAQTQAVALAITSKLLGK
- a CDS encoding bactofilin family protein: MAVNSPNSFQEDVLSGHVTAILDQGTHFEGKLSFEGTVQIGGDFKGEIFTKDTIVINEGASVAAQVEADTIIISGRVEGNLFARRRVIMHPPAIFKGTVTSPSLRIDEGVVFEGASYMPKS